From the Teredinibacter turnerae T7901 genome, one window contains:
- a CDS encoding ABC transporter ATP-binding protein, whose amino-acid sequence MIHVKNLSRRYGDFAAVDKVTFAINSGEIVGLLGHNGAGKTTIMKMITGFLEPSEGSIEINNLSINQHAKEIQQYIGYLPENLPVYPELNVLDYLFYCAQVRNIPADKQQDAVAGAVRKTELAEKAMHPISTLSRGFKQRVGVAQALIHNPKILILDEPTNGLDPHQTQQMRNLVRSLATHATVIISTHIMQEVDALCDRVLILDNGQLAIDQTLASLRRSDTLALSSSISGDKLNAILGEKYGALTAQQITADEYRIPLPETLDDRLFASWLAEQLIQSGEKIYAINPLLRDLETVFRGIHQQKRHQGDKTHAA is encoded by the coding sequence ATGATTCACGTTAAAAATCTGAGTCGACGGTATGGAGACTTCGCGGCCGTCGACAAGGTAACCTTTGCAATAAATAGTGGCGAGATTGTCGGTTTACTGGGCCACAATGGCGCCGGCAAAACCACCATCATGAAAATGATCACAGGATTTCTCGAGCCAAGCGAAGGCTCCATTGAAATTAACAACTTGTCGATTAACCAACACGCCAAAGAAATTCAGCAATACATAGGCTATTTGCCGGAAAACCTACCTGTTTACCCCGAACTCAATGTTCTCGATTACTTGTTTTACTGCGCGCAGGTGCGAAATATACCCGCCGACAAGCAGCAAGACGCTGTCGCAGGAGCCGTACGAAAAACTGAGCTGGCAGAAAAGGCTATGCATCCGATTAGCACGCTTTCACGTGGTTTCAAACAGCGAGTCGGTGTGGCCCAGGCCCTGATTCACAATCCTAAAATTCTAATTCTCGACGAACCCACCAACGGATTGGACCCCCATCAAACACAACAAATGCGCAACCTGGTTCGCAGCCTGGCTACGCACGCCACAGTCATAATCTCCACGCATATCATGCAGGAAGTCGACGCCCTGTGTGATCGCGTGCTGATACTCGACAACGGCCAACTAGCAATCGATCAGACACTCGCCAGCTTGCGACGAAGCGATACCCTGGCGTTAAGCAGCTCAATCAGTGGCGACAAACTCAACGCAATACTCGGTGAGAAATACGGAGCGCTTACTGCGCAGCAGATAACGGCTGACGAATATCGCATTCCTTTACCAGAAACGCTGGACGATAGACTGTTCGCAAGCTGGCTCGCAGAACAACTCATTCAGTCCGGCGAAAAAATTTACGCGATAAATCCGCTACTCCGCGACCTGGAAACAGTATTCCGGGGCATTCATCAACAAAAACGCCATCAGGGGGATAAAACCCATGCGGCCTGA
- the sdhD gene encoding succinate dehydrogenase, hydrophobic membrane anchor protein has product MVTAITSWGRSGLSDWLIQRFSALVLATYTLVVLGFLILHPQLTYAEWSGFYSQLWMRVFSLLVLVSTVAHGWIGLWGVLTDYVTSRMIGSSALMLRMIALLIYALISVTFLVWGVEILWGFK; this is encoded by the coding sequence ATGGTAACTGCCATTACAAGTTGGGGCCGCAGTGGTCTTTCCGATTGGTTGATTCAGCGTTTTAGCGCGTTGGTGCTAGCAACTTATACCCTGGTGGTTTTGGGTTTTCTTATTTTGCACCCTCAATTGACGTATGCGGAGTGGTCAGGGTTTTACTCCCAGTTGTGGATGCGTGTTTTTAGCTTGCTGGTGCTGGTCAGCACAGTAGCTCATGGATGGATTGGTCTGTGGGGCGTGCTGACTGACTATGTAACCTCTCGCATGATCGGTTCGTCTGCCTTGATGTTGCGCATGATTGCGCTTCTTATATATGCGCTCATTAGTGTCACGTTTTTGGTGTGGGGCGTGGAAATCTTGTGGGGGTTTAAATAA
- the sdhC gene encoding succinate dehydrogenase, cytochrome b556 subunit: MKTNRPVNLDISTIKLPVTAYVSILHRVSGVVLLAGVLVLLYMLDMSLTSEESFDELKELLASPLAKIVLWGVLSALAYHFVAGVRHLIMDAGVGESLEGGKRGAKVALVLAIVLIIAAGVWVW; the protein is encoded by the coding sequence GTGAAAACCAATCGCCCCGTTAATCTGGATATTTCCACTATCAAGCTGCCGGTAACGGCTTATGTGTCAATTCTGCATCGGGTATCTGGTGTGGTTTTGCTTGCTGGTGTGCTTGTGTTGCTCTACATGCTCGACATGAGCCTTACGTCTGAAGAAAGTTTTGATGAGCTGAAAGAACTGCTCGCGTCGCCCCTGGCAAAAATAGTGTTGTGGGGCGTGTTGTCGGCGCTCGCTTATCACTTTGTTGCCGGTGTGCGCCATTTGATTATGGACGCTGGTGTGGGCGAAAGCCTTGAGGGTGGCAAGCGCGGCGCGAAGGTCGCCCTGGTGCTCGCTATTGTATTGATTATCGCAGCAGGAGTTTGGGTATGGTAA
- a CDS encoding 2-oxoglutarate dehydrogenase E1 component, translated as MQDSLMELLWKTSHISGGNAAYVEEVYEEYLQDPGSVPEQWRDYFDQLPKVNGGTGVDVRHSEIVEYFELLGRNRARPMVAPGSGAADIAHERKQVEVVQLVNAYRLSGHQKADLDPLRLRERKSPQDLDLSFHNLNVADLDSVFQTGDLSFGYKEGTLNQIIGDLEQTYCGKIGSEVMHITNYEERRWLLQRLESSRARPDLGPKAKQYLLKRLTAAEGLERHLDSKYPGTKRFGLEGGESLIPTLDTLIKRCGTYGAKEMVIGMAHRGRLNTLVNVLGKNPSDLFDEFEGKKLVDTSGDVKYHQGFSSNVMTPGGEMHLALAFNPSHLEIVSPVVQGSVRARQDRRDDQRGNMVVPVVIHGDAAFAGQGVVMETFQMSQTRAYRTGGTVHLVINNQVGFTTSRQDDSRSTTYATDVAKMIEAPIFHVNADDPEAVVFVTNLAADYRNEFRKDVVIDLVCYRRRGHNETDEPSATQPLMYKAIRSHKTTRTLYAEQLVNDGVITQDEAEGYLNDYRAKLDRGEDVAEGLVSEPDSSLFVNWSPYIGHDWQTPYESGYPIKDLQALAEQISSIPDGVQVQRQVAKIYDDRRKMAGGALPINWGMAETLAYATLLKQGYRVRITGQDVGRGTFSHRHAVVHNQKDGSCYLPLEHVDENQGPLDIYDSYLSEEAVLAFEYGYATTTPGGLTIWEAQFGDFANGAQVVIDQFITSGEHKWQRLCGLTMLLPHGYEGQGPEHSSARLERFMQLCAEHNIQVCIPTTPAQVYHMLRRQAIRYMRRPLVVMSPKWILRHKLATSTLEELADGRFETVIGDCEAEASEVKRVILCSGKVYYHLYEAREEREQKDVALIRIEQLYPFPEEDLRMTLKPYAHVTDVIWCQEEPMNQGAWFSSHHRMRRVVERVNEDAYLRYVGRASSSAPAAGYMSTHLDELNKFINAALDTSV; from the coding sequence ATGCAAGATAGTTTAATGGAGTTGCTTTGGAAAACTTCGCACATTTCTGGGGGCAACGCTGCCTATGTCGAAGAAGTGTATGAAGAGTATCTCCAGGATCCGGGTTCAGTACCCGAGCAATGGCGGGATTACTTTGATCAACTGCCTAAGGTCAATGGTGGCACCGGCGTTGACGTTCGCCACTCAGAAATTGTCGAATATTTTGAGCTGTTAGGTCGCAATCGCGCTCGCCCTATGGTGGCACCAGGCTCCGGTGCGGCTGATATTGCTCATGAAAGAAAGCAGGTTGAAGTTGTTCAGTTGGTGAATGCATATCGTTTGAGCGGCCACCAAAAAGCGGATCTCGATCCACTGCGTTTGCGCGAACGCAAAAGCCCCCAAGACCTCGATCTGAGTTTTCACAACCTGAACGTGGCGGATCTTGACTCTGTATTCCAGACTGGCGATTTGTCGTTCGGTTACAAAGAGGGCACCCTTAACCAGATTATCGGTGACCTTGAGCAAACCTATTGCGGCAAAATTGGTTCCGAGGTGATGCACATCACCAACTATGAAGAGCGTCGCTGGTTGTTACAGCGTCTCGAGAGCTCTCGTGCGCGCCCAGACTTAGGTCCCAAAGCGAAGCAATACTTGCTGAAAAGACTCACAGCCGCAGAAGGGCTGGAACGTCATCTGGATAGTAAGTACCCTGGCACCAAGCGTTTTGGCCTGGAAGGTGGCGAAAGTCTGATCCCAACGCTTGATACATTAATCAAGCGGTGCGGCACTTATGGCGCAAAAGAGATGGTCATCGGTATGGCCCATCGTGGCCGCTTGAACACACTTGTTAACGTGTTGGGCAAAAATCCATCTGATTTGTTTGATGAATTTGAAGGTAAGAAGCTGGTTGATACGTCGGGTGACGTAAAATACCACCAAGGCTTCTCCTCAAATGTCATGACACCTGGCGGCGAAATGCACTTGGCCCTTGCGTTCAACCCGTCTCATCTGGAAATCGTATCTCCCGTCGTACAGGGTTCTGTTCGTGCGCGGCAGGATCGTCGCGATGATCAGCGCGGTAATATGGTCGTTCCAGTGGTTATTCATGGCGATGCGGCTTTTGCTGGTCAGGGTGTCGTAATGGAAACCTTCCAGATGTCGCAGACCCGAGCGTATCGCACAGGCGGTACAGTTCATCTGGTCATCAATAACCAGGTTGGTTTCACTACCAGTCGCCAGGACGACTCTCGCTCTACAACCTACGCGACAGACGTGGCAAAAATGATCGAGGCGCCGATTTTCCATGTAAATGCGGATGACCCGGAAGCCGTTGTTTTCGTTACTAACTTGGCTGCTGATTACCGCAACGAGTTCCGCAAAGACGTGGTTATCGATCTGGTGTGCTACCGCCGTCGTGGTCACAATGAGACCGACGAGCCGTCAGCCACGCAGCCATTGATGTACAAAGCAATTCGTTCTCATAAAACTACGCGCACTCTCTACGCCGAGCAGTTGGTTAACGATGGGGTGATTACTCAGGATGAAGCCGAAGGCTATCTGAATGACTACCGCGCAAAACTGGATCGCGGGGAAGACGTAGCTGAGGGCTTGGTTAGTGAGCCGGATTCGTCTCTATTTGTTAATTGGTCGCCTTATATCGGACATGACTGGCAAACGCCTTACGAGAGTGGTTATCCGATAAAAGACCTGCAAGCGCTAGCAGAGCAGATAAGCAGTATTCCGGATGGCGTTCAGGTACAGCGTCAAGTCGCAAAAATTTATGACGACCGCCGCAAGATGGCGGGTGGCGCCTTGCCTATCAATTGGGGTATGGCAGAAACTCTCGCCTACGCAACCCTGCTCAAGCAAGGGTATCGTGTTCGGATTACTGGTCAGGACGTTGGTCGTGGTACCTTCTCGCATCGTCATGCGGTGGTGCACAATCAAAAGGACGGCAGTTGTTATTTGCCATTGGAGCACGTAGACGAGAACCAGGGGCCGCTGGATATTTACGACTCATACTTGTCTGAGGAAGCTGTTTTAGCGTTCGAGTATGGTTACGCAACTACCACACCCGGCGGGTTGACGATCTGGGAGGCACAGTTCGGCGATTTCGCCAACGGTGCGCAGGTGGTTATCGATCAGTTCATCACCAGTGGTGAGCACAAATGGCAGCGCCTGTGCGGGCTGACCATGCTGTTGCCACACGGTTACGAGGGGCAGGGGCCAGAACATTCGTCGGCGCGCCTCGAACGTTTTATGCAGCTGTGTGCAGAGCACAATATTCAGGTGTGCATTCCCACCACCCCTGCTCAGGTGTATCACATGCTGCGCCGCCAGGCGATTCGCTATATGCGTCGCCCTCTGGTGGTGATGAGCCCCAAATGGATTTTGCGACACAAACTCGCGACCTCGACGCTGGAAGAATTGGCGGACGGCCGCTTCGAAACCGTTATCGGTGATTGTGAAGCGGAAGCCAGCGAGGTTAAACGCGTCATCCTGTGCAGTGGTAAAGTGTACTACCACCTTTATGAAGCGCGTGAAGAACGCGAACAAAAAGATGTTGCACTGATCCGCATTGAACAGCTCTATCCATTCCCTGAGGAAGATTTGCGTATGACCTTGAAGCCATACGCGCACGTGACCGATGTTATTTGGTGTCAGGAAGAGCCGATGAATCAGGGAGCTTGGTTCTCCAGCCATCACCGCATGCGTCGTGTGGTGGAACGTGTAAATGAAGACGCGTACTTGCGGTATGTTGGGCGAGCATCATCGTCGGCCCCTGCTGCAGGCTACATGTCTACGCACCTGGATGAATTGAACAAATTTATTAATGCAGCACTGGACACCAGTGTTTGA
- the sdhA gene encoding succinate dehydrogenase flavoprotein subunit, with protein MANIRTITFDGIVVGGGGAGMRAALQMAQSGFKTAVVTKVFPTRSHTVSAQGGITCAIASSDPNDDWRWHMYDTVKGSDYIGDQDAIEYMCSVGPEAVFELEHMGLPFSRTENGRIYQRPFGGQSKDFGRGGQAARTCAAADRTGHALLHALYQGNIKNNTVFLNEWFAVDLVKNQDGAVCGVIAINMEDGEVVYIKSKATVLATGGAGRIFASTTNAHINTGDGIGMALRAGFPVQDMEMWQFHPTGIHGAGVLVTEGCRGEGGYLINKDGERFMERYAPNAKDLAGRDVVARSMVLEILEGRGCGPNGDHVFLKLDHLGADTLNQRLPGILELSRTFAHVDPIKDPIPVVPTCHYMMGGIPTNIHGQALTQNAQGQDEIVDGFFACGEAACVSVHGANRLGGNSLLDLVVFGRASGLFIEKSLREGIELRDPSESDLDAAMARLNKVNDSSSGESASALRTELQGIMQNHFGVFRKGEFMQEGIKKLADLRGRVENITLTDKSKAFNTARIEALEVQNLFEVAEATAIAAEVRKESRGAHAREDFQERDDANWLCHSMYFPGEKRVGKRDVNFAPKTMEAFEPKVRTY; from the coding sequence ATGGCTAATATTCGCACAATCACTTTTGACGGTATTGTTGTAGGTGGTGGTGGCGCCGGTATGCGCGCTGCGCTGCAAATGGCGCAATCCGGCTTTAAAACCGCAGTGGTTACTAAAGTTTTTCCTACGCGTTCTCACACCGTGTCTGCGCAGGGTGGAATTACCTGTGCGATTGCGAGCTCGGATCCGAATGATGACTGGCGCTGGCACATGTACGACACTGTGAAAGGTTCTGATTATATTGGTGATCAGGATGCTATTGAGTACATGTGTTCTGTGGGGCCAGAAGCGGTGTTTGAATTGGAACACATGGGCCTTCCATTCTCGCGTACCGAAAATGGACGTATTTATCAGCGTCCATTTGGTGGTCAATCTAAAGACTTCGGTCGCGGTGGGCAGGCTGCGCGAACCTGTGCAGCCGCTGACCGGACCGGTCACGCGTTGTTGCATGCGCTTTACCAGGGCAATATAAAGAACAACACTGTATTTCTTAACGAATGGTTTGCGGTCGATCTTGTTAAAAATCAGGACGGCGCTGTCTGCGGCGTTATCGCGATAAACATGGAAGACGGTGAAGTTGTTTACATCAAGTCGAAAGCAACCGTGCTTGCGACTGGTGGTGCCGGTCGTATTTTCGCCTCCACAACCAATGCGCACATTAATACCGGTGACGGCATTGGTATGGCATTGCGCGCGGGTTTCCCCGTGCAGGATATGGAAATGTGGCAGTTCCACCCAACGGGTATTCACGGTGCGGGTGTGCTGGTTACTGAGGGTTGTCGCGGAGAAGGCGGTTACCTGATTAACAAAGATGGCGAACGTTTTATGGAGCGTTACGCGCCCAACGCTAAAGATCTGGCTGGCCGGGACGTTGTTGCCCGTTCAATGGTGCTAGAAATCCTCGAGGGACGTGGCTGCGGGCCGAATGGTGATCATGTGTTTTTGAAGCTGGATCACCTTGGTGCAGATACACTTAACCAGCGCTTGCCGGGTATTCTCGAGCTTTCGCGCACTTTCGCGCATGTCGACCCAATCAAAGATCCAATTCCTGTTGTACCTACCTGTCACTATATGATGGGTGGTATTCCAACCAATATTCATGGCCAGGCGCTGACTCAGAACGCGCAGGGGCAGGACGAAATTGTCGATGGCTTCTTTGCCTGTGGTGAAGCGGCATGTGTGTCTGTACACGGCGCCAACCGACTCGGTGGTAACTCATTACTGGATCTGGTGGTGTTCGGTCGGGCATCTGGTTTGTTTATTGAGAAGTCGTTGCGTGAGGGTATTGAGCTGCGCGATCCATCCGAGAGTGACCTCGATGCTGCTATGGCGCGTTTAAATAAAGTGAACGATTCCAGCAGTGGTGAGTCTGCATCTGCATTGCGTACTGAATTGCAGGGAATTATGCAGAATCATTTCGGTGTATTCCGCAAGGGTGAGTTTATGCAGGAGGGCATTAAAAAATTGGCCGACCTGCGCGGGCGAGTAGAAAATATTACGCTGACGGACAAGAGCAAAGCATTTAATACTGCGCGTATTGAAGCACTTGAAGTTCAAAACCTGTTTGAAGTGGCTGAGGCTACTGCGATCGCTGCAGAAGTTCGCAAAGAGTCGCGCGGTGCTCACGCCCGTGAAGACTTCCAAGAGCGTGACGATGCGAACTGGTTGTGTCATTCCATGTACTTCCCTGGTGAGAAGCGTGTTGGTAAGCGCGATGTTAATTTTGCGCCAAAAACCATGGAAGCCTTCGAACCCAAAGTTCGAACCTACTAA
- the gltA gene encoding citrate synthase: protein MTDQKAKLTVDGLEGSIELPVYAGTLGPDVIDVRALTGKGYFTYDPGFVSTASCESKITYIDGEKGVLLHRGYPIEVLADKSDYLETCYLLLHGELPSQSEYEEFVGIITNHTMVHESISRFFRGFHYDSHPMAMMCGIVGALSAFYHDSLDISNARHRIISAHRLIAKVPTLAAMCYKHSQGQPFMYPNNSLSYSENFLHMMFGTPCNDPDVSPVLANAMDKIFLLHADHEQNASTSTVRLAGSSGANPFACIAAGIATLWGPAHGGANEAVLNMLEEIGDEKNIDKFVARAKDKDDPFRLMGFGHRVYKNFDPRSKVMKKVCDEVLSELGLEDDPLLRIAKRLEQIALEDEYFIQKKLYPNVDFYSGIIMKAIGIPKDMFTVIFATGRTVGWIAHWHEMITDGYKIGRPRQLYTGAPIREFPERDSRKDANPSIF from the coding sequence ATGACTGATCAGAAGGCAAAGCTTACGGTTGATGGCCTAGAGGGTTCAATTGAACTGCCGGTCTACGCCGGCACCCTCGGCCCAGATGTAATTGACGTTCGCGCTCTCACCGGCAAAGGCTACTTCACTTACGATCCAGGCTTCGTTTCCACCGCGTCATGCGAATCAAAAATAACTTACATCGATGGCGAAAAAGGTGTGTTACTCCACCGCGGTTATCCTATCGAAGTGCTCGCAGACAAATCCGACTACCTGGAAACCTGCTACCTCCTGTTGCACGGAGAATTACCATCGCAGAGTGAGTACGAGGAGTTCGTCGGAATCATTACCAATCACACTATGGTGCATGAGTCGATTTCCCGCTTCTTCCGGGGATTCCACTACGATTCACACCCAATGGCAATGATGTGCGGTATTGTGGGAGCGCTGTCAGCTTTCTATCACGACTCGCTTGATATCAGTAACGCCCGCCATCGCATTATTTCGGCGCATCGCCTGATCGCCAAAGTACCTACGCTGGCCGCCATGTGCTACAAGCATTCACAAGGTCAGCCGTTCATGTACCCGAATAACAGCCTGAGTTATTCGGAAAACTTCCTGCACATGATGTTCGGTACCCCTTGCAATGATCCAGATGTAAGCCCGGTACTGGCCAATGCAATGGACAAAATATTCCTGCTTCACGCGGATCACGAGCAAAATGCTTCTACCTCCACAGTGCGTCTCGCAGGTTCTTCCGGTGCTAACCCGTTCGCCTGTATCGCTGCAGGTATTGCTACCCTTTGGGGGCCTGCTCACGGCGGTGCCAACGAAGCGGTGCTGAACATGCTAGAAGAAATAGGCGATGAGAAAAACATCGATAAGTTTGTCGCTCGCGCGAAAGACAAAGACGATCCTTTCCGCTTGATGGGCTTCGGTCACCGGGTCTATAAAAACTTCGACCCTCGCTCGAAAGTTATGAAAAAAGTATGCGACGAAGTATTGAGCGAACTGGGCCTGGAAGATGATCCACTGCTGAGAATCGCCAAGCGACTCGAACAAATTGCGCTCGAAGATGAATACTTTATTCAGAAGAAACTCTATCCCAATGTGGATTTCTACTCCGGCATTATCATGAAGGCGATTGGAATTCCGAAGGATATGTTCACCGTAATCTTTGCTACCGGCCGCACCGTCGGTTGGATCGCCCATTGGCATGAGATGATAACCGATGGCTACAAAATCGGTCGTCCGCGTCAGCTTTACACTGGCGCGCCCATTCGCGAGTTTCCAGAGCGAGATTCACGTAAAGATGCCAACCCTTCCATTTTTTAA
- a CDS encoding succinate dehydrogenase iron-sulfur subunit has protein sequence MLKVEVYRYNPETDKEPYMQTYEVDTEGKDLMVLDVLELLKAQDASLSYRRSCREGVCGSDGMNISGKNGLACVTPLSECTKNNKLILRPLPGLPVIRDLVIDMSQFYAQFRKVDPFLQNDQPAPAIERLQSQEDREKLDGLYECILCACCSTSCPSFWWNPDKFIGPAGLLQAYRFLADSRDTATNERLANLDDPFSVFRCHGIQNCVDVCPKGLNPTRAIGHIRSMLLHRAT, from the coding sequence ATGCTGAAAGTAGAAGTTTATCGTTACAATCCGGAAACTGACAAAGAACCTTACATGCAGACCTACGAGGTCGATACCGAAGGTAAGGATTTGATGGTGCTGGATGTGTTGGAGTTGCTCAAGGCTCAGGATGCTAGCCTGTCTTATCGTCGGTCATGCCGCGAGGGTGTGTGTGGTTCAGACGGGATGAACATCTCCGGTAAAAACGGTTTGGCCTGCGTAACGCCATTGTCTGAGTGTACAAAAAACAACAAGCTGATATTGCGGCCATTGCCCGGGCTGCCGGTTATTCGTGACCTGGTAATCGATATGAGCCAGTTTTACGCCCAGTTCCGCAAAGTAGATCCTTTTCTGCAAAACGATCAGCCAGCACCGGCGATCGAGCGTTTGCAGAGCCAGGAAGACCGTGAAAAACTGGATGGCCTTTACGAGTGTATTTTGTGCGCATGCTGTTCGACCAGTTGTCCATCATTCTGGTGGAACCCGGATAAATTTATCGGCCCCGCAGGGTTGCTGCAGGCATACCGCTTTTTAGCTGACAGTCGTGATACGGCCACTAATGAACGGCTGGCCAATCTTGATGATCCATTCAGCGTATTTCGCTGTCATGGCATTCAAAATTGTGTAGATGTTTGTCCGAAAGGTCTGAACCCTACACGTGCTATTGGCCATATTCGTAGTATGCTGTTGCACCGAGCGACATAA